The sequence below is a genomic window from Acanthopagrus latus isolate v.2019 chromosome 12, fAcaLat1.1, whole genome shotgun sequence.
TATTAACTCACATGAGTCTAAGCAGTGGTTtcaaaaaggtcagaggttTTGGAAGTGCTcatgtgctgttgtttgtttgtttgtttgtttgtttagattTCCTTCTTTGGTGGGCTCATCCTGAATGAAGGGGTGAACTGGCTGCTGAAGCACATTCTCAGAGAGCCGCGCCCATGTGCAGGTGAGTGAAGCAACAagcttggctctgtgtgttcTAGGCAGGGTACAAATATTTCTTCAAGTGTTATTGCCTTAAGGTAGCTAGATATTCTTGTATAATAAAATGATAGAGGTGCTCAGTTTATTCTAATCTTTGCTTAGTATCCTGAACACAATAATTGGTTTGATATTTATATGTAGATGTACTCCAAacagtaaatgtatatattaatgTCCAGTTCTGCTGTCTTTCTGCAGGGGCTCACACAAACCTGAACACAGAGTATGGGATGCCCTCCAGTCATTCCCAGCTTATCTGGTTCTTTGTTGTttacttctttcttttcctttatttaagGTGAGTCTGTTTTACTGGTGTGTTTGTTAAGTAGACATTTTGTGATCAGATCCCAGCAATGTTAGAAAACTGTCAGAAATACTGCATTGTGTTAGAGATCTGTAATTTAtagttttaaaacttttttaaaaagccaaaactAACATTTAATTTGGCTTATTTTAAGGCATTGATTTCAGTATTATATGAAATAAAGTCACACTTTTGATTCTCACTCTTTAGACACTTTCACCTAAGTCATATATGTCATGGTATGAACTCATGCTGATGTTTCTTTTCAGAATGCATCAAACGAACAATGCTCGATGTGTGGACCTGCTGTGGAGACACATATTGTCCATCATCCTGTTGGGCATAGCCTTATCAGTCTCATACAGCAGGTAAGGGACTGACCCCTTCCCACCTCCTTTAAATCTTCCAGATAAATCCCAAACTCTTAAGAAGATGTTAAAGCAGAGAACAATAATGTCAAGGGTTTATGAAATAGGAAATTATGTTAAAATAAGGCAGTAATAGCTGATGGATTAAAGGCAATCCAAAATCaatagaaaacaaagaaaacaactgaataTCAATTTGTGTTTTACTCAATATTATGTCTTATTCTCTGTCCCATTCTCAGGGTCTACCTGTTGTATCACACCTGGAGCCAGGTTATCTATGGCGGAGTGGCCGGTTGTACGATTGGCATAGTCTGGTTCTTTTTCACACAGGAGGTGCTGACACCATTATTCCCCAAAATAGCAGCGTGGTAAGTAGTGCTCTCATTTCTCTGCTTCCTTCGTGTGTCACAGGGGATGACAACTCCTCCTCAGCCTAAATTAATGAATAAGACTAATATCTAGCTTCAGCCACTCTAATCATCTGCTCTTTCATGATTGATAGGCCAATATCAGAGTACTTCCTGGTGCGAGATACAAGCCTGATCCCCAACATCTTATGGTTTGAGTATACAGTGACCAGATCAGAGGCGAGGTAAGTTGCTGTCTTGGATACATATCAGGTCCTAAATCACATTTATCACCAGTAATGCCTATTCACACCAGAAAGTGTCACACAGGAGTTTACATGTTAAGGT
It includes:
- the dolpp1 gene encoding dolichyldiphosphatase 1, which gives rise to MALEEQCSAPPRWRSISLTHVEFPEGDLTGQVLAYVSLLPIAVLVGFVTLIVFKRELHTISFFGGLILNEGVNWLLKHILREPRPCAGAHTNLNTEYGMPSSHSQLIWFFVVYFFLFLYLRMHQTNNARCVDLLWRHILSIILLGIALSVSYSRVYLLYHTWSQVIYGGVAGCTIGIVWFFFTQEVLTPLFPKIAAWPISEYFLVRDTSLIPNILWFEYTVTRSEARNRQRKLGTKLQ